Part of the Paeniglutamicibacter sulfureus genome, GCTGCACGCTGGCTGTGCTGGAAACACCGGGCCAGTACGCGCGGGCCGAGGAGCGGACAACGGCCTGACGCGGGTCCGAGGCCGGCGCCCGGTTAGCCTTCGGACGCGAACTGCGCCACGTGCGGCGCGGTGGTGGTGATGTGCAGCAGGGCCTTGCCATCGGGCGTGCCGAAGACATGCTCGACATCGGCCGGGAAACGCAGGAAGTCCCCTTCGGACAATTGCACCAGCTCGGCGCCATAGCGGATTTCGACCAGGCCCTCGATCACATAGACCTGGTGGAGCGATCCTGTGCTCAACGTGGTTCCGTTGGCGCCCTCCAGCGGCGTCGCGACAGCCAGCAACTGGGTGCGCACATAGCCCGATCCATAGATCTGGTCCAGGTCCCGGGTTGGGCCCTGCGGCCTGGCACTCCATTCCCCCTCGGCCTTGCGCCGCATGAGGACGGGAGAGCCCCACTCGGTCAGCAGGCCGCCGATCCGGACGCTCAACGCACGCGCCACTTCCTCGAGCGTGCCGATGGTGGGATTGCCAAGGCCTTGTTCGATCTTGGACAGGGTCTGCTTTGACACACCCGCGCGGCGGGCCAGCTCGCCAAGGGACAGCTCCCGTTCGGTGCGGATTCGCTGGATGTTCCGTGAGACCACGTTGTTCATCGCCATGCATCTATCGTCACTTATAGATGACAATTTGTCATGTTTGACATGCGTCACTTTCCCCACGACACTTGTAACACGCCCGAAAACTTCCCAGTATCTCTCGGGTGGCAACGTTGGAGGTTTCCCGAGATGTCCCTGAGCCCAGTTCAGCAACGCGATGACCGCACCGCAGTGGACAAGGCCATGTCGCTGCTTAACGCCTTCGGTCAGGATTCAGTGGGCGGCGTCGGTGTCAGCGAATTGGCGCGCCGGGCCGATCTTTCCAAGTCAACCGCTTTCCGCCTGCTGGGGATGTTGCAGCGCAACGGGGCGGTGGAGCGGGCGGGCAACGCCTACCGCTTGGGCAAGATGATCCTGAGCCTCGGCGATACCCAGGAATCGGCAGCGCACGGGCGGATGCGCGATGTGCTGACGCCCTATCTCGCCGACCTTTATGAACTAACCAAGCAAACCGTGCACCTGGCAGTGCTGCAGGGCACCGACGTTATTTACCTCAATAAGCTCTACGGGCATCTGCAGGTTCGCAGCCCCTCACGGATCGGCGGCATGGCACCTGCTTATTGCACCGCGGTGGGCAAGGTCCTGCTGGCCTTCGACCCCGCGAGTGCCGACGAGGCGCTGCGTAGTGAAATGTCGGCATGGACCCCGCACACCATCACCGATCCGGAGGCGCTCCGGATAGAACTGGCCACTATCCGCAAGGAGCATGTTGGCTTCGATCGGGAGGAAATCCTGATGGG contains:
- a CDS encoding helix-turn-helix domain-containing protein gives rise to the protein MAMNNVVSRNIQRIRTERELSLGELARRAGVSKQTLSKIEQGLGNPTIGTLEEVARALSVRIGGLLTEWGSPVLMRRKAEGEWSARPQGPTRDLDQIYGSGYVRTQLLAVATPLEGANGTTLSTGSLHQVYVIEGLVEIRYGAELVQLSEGDFLRFPADVEHVFGTPDGKALLHITTTAPHVAQFASEG
- a CDS encoding IclR family transcriptional regulator; the encoded protein is MSLSPVQQRDDRTAVDKAMSLLNAFGQDSVGGVGVSELARRADLSKSTAFRLLGMLQRNGAVERAGNAYRLGKMILSLGDTQESAAHGRMRDVLTPYLADLYELTKQTVHLAVLQGTDVIYLNKLYGHLQVRSPSRIGGMAPAYCTAVGKVLLAFDPASADEALRSEMSAWTPHTITDPEALRIELATIRKEHVGFDREEILMGLNCIAAPVMGPGGKPVAALSISGPTGKFIPDSQSEVLRKVCYAASRAVAAVSARQRQQLRHAQTA